In the Magnetospira sp. QH-2 genome, one interval contains:
- the recR gene encoding recombination mediator RecR produces MTTGLDPLIRLLSKLPGLGPRSARRLALHLVSHKETVLEPLARTLAETAETVRPCSICGNLDLHDPCTICSDSRRDKSTLCLVEDVADLWALERAMAHRGTYHVLGGVLSALDGIGPDDLAIGGLLQRVEVDGVSEVILALSATMDGQTTAHYLAERLAPTGVTLSGLAQGVPVGGELDYLDDGTLAAALKARRPV; encoded by the coding sequence GTGACCACCGGCTTAGATCCACTGATCCGATTGCTGTCCAAGCTACCCGGTCTGGGGCCAAGGTCGGCCCGGCGATTGGCGCTGCACCTGGTCAGCCATAAAGAGACGGTGCTCGAACCCCTGGCCCGGACCCTGGCCGAGACAGCGGAGACCGTTCGCCCCTGTTCCATTTGCGGCAACCTGGACCTGCACGATCCCTGTACCATTTGCTCCGATTCCCGGCGCGACAAATCAACCCTTTGCCTGGTGGAAGACGTGGCCGACCTTTGGGCGCTGGAACGGGCCATGGCCCATCGCGGCACTTATCATGTGCTCGGGGGAGTGCTCTCGGCGTTGGATGGAATCGGACCTGACGATCTCGCCATTGGTGGTCTGCTGCAAAGGGTCGAGGTCGATGGCGTGAGCGAAGTCATTCTCGCCCTTTCGGCGACCATGGACGGCCAGACCACGGCCCACTACCTGGCCGAGCGGCTGGCGCCTACCGGCGTGACCCTGTCCGGTCTCGCGCAAGGGGTGCCGGTGGGCGGTGAACTGGACTATCTGGATGACGGCACCCTCGCGGCGGCTCTGAAGGCCAGGCGTCCCGTTTAA
- a CDS encoding 3'-5' exonuclease produces the protein MSHRRLLVFDIETVPDTDAVPGLTGFDDPDLAARREELTRYHLEITDGRNAFPRQPFHRVVAISFLRAEIERDGAHENFYLQEIRSGGDPGSSEAELVAGFFQFLERQKPRLVSFNGRGFDLPVLKYRAMVHNVSAPFLYQSGDKWNSYTSRYSDDWHCDLMEVMSDYGASARVKLNEVCAVLGFPGKLGMDGSKVAETFDSGDIQGIRDYCETDVLNTYLVYLRHMLHRGWLTQDAHERAVADVLSYLQAEGQERPHLGEFLEAWATEMKR, from the coding sequence ATGAGCCATCGTCGTCTTTTGGTATTCGATATCGAGACCGTGCCCGATACCGACGCGGTGCCCGGGCTGACCGGATTCGATGACCCGGACCTTGCCGCCCGACGCGAGGAATTGACCCGCTATCACCTTGAAATCACCGACGGGCGTAACGCCTTCCCGCGCCAGCCGTTCCATCGCGTGGTGGCCATTTCCTTCCTGCGCGCCGAGATCGAGCGCGACGGCGCGCACGAGAATTTCTATTTGCAGGAAATCCGCTCCGGCGGCGATCCGGGCTCCTCCGAAGCAGAACTGGTGGCCGGGTTTTTCCAGTTCCTGGAGCGGCAAAAGCCCCGGTTGGTGTCCTTCAACGGGCGCGGATTCGATCTGCCAGTGCTCAAATACCGGGCCATGGTGCATAATGTGTCGGCGCCGTTTCTCTATCAGTCCGGTGACAAGTGGAACAGCTACACCAGCCGCTATTCCGACGACTGGCATTGCGACCTGATGGAGGTGATGTCCGATTACGGCGCCTCGGCGCGGGTCAAGCTGAACGAAGTCTGCGCCGTGCTGGGATTCCCCGGCAAGCTGGGCATGGACGGCTCGAAAGTTGCCGAAACCTTTGACTCCGGGGACATCCAGGGCATCCGCGACTACTGCGAGACCGATGTGCTCAACACCTATCTGGTCTATCTGCGCCACATGCTGCACCGGGGATGGCTGACCCAGGACGCTCACGAAAGGGCGGTCGCCGATGTGTTGTCCTACCTACAGGCAGAGGGACAAGAGAGGCCGCATCTGGGGGAATTTCTGGAAGCCTGGGCGACCGAGATGAAGAGGTAG
- a CDS encoding DUF2336 domain-containing protein has protein sequence MSDGLDKLLGEGNAAELTYEEARTLARHDDPAVRQALAERDDIRPEILYFLAEDASAEVRRIIAGNSATPHQADHLLARDGDEGVRSDLAGKIARLAPELSAFEAGKVEFKAYELLVTLTRDQAVRVRRVIAETLKDVADAPAEVIGRLARDDVLDVCGPVLQFSPVLSDEDLLEIIQGAPVQGALGAIARRSEVAEVISDAIAETDDVPAIADLLGNASAQIREETLDAIIDRAKDVKAWHKPLTERPKLHSNAARRLAGIVARRYLKTLSDRSDLDETTADRVRAEVERRLAEEPEDNDEDDALWDDPDAARVEEAESLHNQGLLTEDKMMELFRTDRPMGEVALATKASLRPREVRKILSDTMAKPLIALAWKATLSPGFGDFLQIEVVEVDEPKRLLVTQTGDFPLSETDLEWEAGLFG, from the coding sequence ATGAGCGACGGCCTGGACAAATTGCTCGGCGAGGGAAACGCGGCGGAACTCACCTACGAGGAAGCCCGGACCCTGGCCCGTCATGACGACCCGGCGGTGCGCCAAGCCTTGGCCGAACGCGACGATATCCGGCCGGAGATTCTTTATTTTCTGGCCGAGGACGCCTCCGCCGAAGTGCGTCGGATCATTGCCGGCAACAGCGCCACACCGCATCAGGCCGATCACCTTTTGGCCCGCGATGGCGACGAAGGGGTGCGCTCGGATCTAGCGGGAAAGATTGCTCGATTGGCCCCGGAACTCAGCGCCTTCGAGGCCGGCAAGGTGGAATTCAAGGCCTATGAACTGCTGGTCACCCTGACCCGGGACCAAGCGGTCCGGGTGCGCCGGGTGATCGCCGAGACCTTGAAAGACGTGGCCGATGCTCCGGCGGAAGTCATCGGCAGGCTGGCCCGCGATGACGTACTCGATGTTTGCGGTCCGGTCCTGCAATTCTCGCCGGTACTCAGCGACGAAGACCTGTTGGAAATCATTCAGGGCGCGCCGGTACAGGGCGCCTTGGGGGCCATCGCCCGGCGCTCGGAAGTGGCCGAGGTGATTTCCGATGCCATCGCCGAGACCGACGATGTTCCGGCCATCGCCGACCTGCTGGGCAATGCCTCGGCTCAGATCCGCGAAGAAACCCTGGATGCCATCATCGACCGGGCCAAGGACGTCAAGGCCTGGCACAAACCGCTCACCGAGCGCCCAAAGCTGCACTCCAATGCCGCCCGGCGGCTGGCCGGCATCGTCGCCCGGCGCTACCTGAAAACCCTGAGCGACCGCAGCGACCTGGATGAAACCACCGCTGATCGGGTGCGGGCCGAGGTGGAGCGCCGTCTGGCCGAGGAGCCGGAAGACAACGACGAGGACGACGCCCTATGGGACGATCCCGACGCGGCCCGGGTTGAAGAGGCGGAATCCCTCCATAATCAGGGTCTGCTGACCGAAGACAAGATGATGGAGCTATTCCGAACAGATCGTCCCATGGGCGAGGTCGCCCTGGCCACCAAGGCCAGCCTGCGCCCCCGTGAGGTACGCAAAATTCTCTCTGACACCATGGCCAAACCGCTGATTGCCCTGGCCTGGAAAGCGACGCTGAGCCCCGGCTTCGGTGATTTCCTGCAAATCGAGGTGGTCGAGGTGGATGAACCCAAACGGCTTTTGGTTACGCAAACCGGAGATTTCCCCTTGTCCGAGACCGATCTGGAATGGGAAGCCGGGTTATTTGGCTGA
- a CDS encoding YbaB/EbfC family nucleoid-associated protein: MKNLGQMMKQAQKIQERMQDLQTELADAEVEGVSGAGMVTVILNGKGEMRRVKIDPSLVDPNDVEVLEDLIVAAHGDAKGKAEQMMKDKMSELTGGLPLPPGMQLPF, translated from the coding sequence ATGAAGAACCTCGGCCAAATGATGAAGCAGGCCCAGAAGATCCAGGAACGCATGCAGGATTTGCAGACGGAACTGGCCGATGCCGAAGTGGAGGGCGTCTCCGGTGCCGGCATGGTCACCGTGATCCTGAACGGCAAGGGCGAAATGCGGCGCGTAAAGATCGATCCGTCGCTGGTGGACCCCAATGACGTGGAAGTGCTCGAAGATCTGATCGTTGCCGCCCATGGGGATGCCAAGGGCAAAGCCGAACAGATGATGAAGGACAAGATGTCCGAACTCACCGGCGGCCTGCCGCTGCCTCCGGGCATGCAACTGCCCTTCTGA